ACGACACAATGGTCGACCGAACTCGATAGCGTGCTGTTCGGCCCCAGAGCCCCTGTGGCCGAAGTCGTGCACAATCTCGAAAACATCTGGAATTCAAGGGCGAATCGACTGGATGACGGCCCAAGATCATGCCAATGTGTGGTCGTCGCGGGGACGAGCCCCGCGGCGGAACGAAACGCCAAGGAGCACAAGCATGTTCATCAAGCAGATCACGATCGAGGGCGTCGACGGCGATGTCGAGATCCGCCGCTCCGACTCTGGCGCGACGGTTGCAGCCAACGGCGTCGAGCACGAGTACTTCGCGAAGATCGCCAACGACGACGACCTCCACAGCATCGCATGGAACGCGGCCAAGGTCATCTGCGGCGAAACCCGCGGCGGCAAGCCGAACGCGACCGGATCGATGATCAACGACATCGCCCAAGAGATCCAGCGCGTCGCTGGGTATTGAACACCACGAACCCGAAGGAGAATCACGATGACGACGAAGAAGACGAGCGCGAAGAGCGCGAGCAAGAAGACCGCCACCAAGTCCGCGAAGAAGCCCCCCGCCAAGAAGCCAAGCGCCGTCGCCTCGGTCATGAAGAAGGTCGCGGCCGAGGACGCTGCGAAGGCGAAAGCCCGTGAGTCCGCAGCCACCGTCGCCGCAAACGAAGCGGGCGCCGCGCTTCACACCGGGACAGTCAAGCGAAGCGACGGCAGGGAGGTCCGGGTGAGCGTCCCCGCAAACGACGACGCCAAGGCCCCGACGACGCCCGCTCCCGCGAAGAGCGGCAAGAAGCCGAAGGCGGGTCCGAAGACGCCGGCCAGGGCCGCACCGGGCGACGACGCCCCCAAGGCGAAGAAGGAGAAAGCGCCGAAGCCGCCGAAGAAGCCGAGCGGCCTCGACCTCGCGGCCAAGGTCCTGGCTGAAGCCCGCGAGCCGCTCAGCGCCAAGGCCATCGCCGAGCGCGCCATTGCAGCGGGCTGGGTCACCAGCGGCAAGACGCCGCACGCCACGCTCTACGCCGCGATCATCCGCGAGATCGCGAGCAAGGGCGACGCGGCCCGGTTCACGAAGACCGATCGCAGGCTGTTCGAAGCTGGACCCAGCACGAAGAAGGGAGCGTGAGCATGAACAGCCCGCAAAGCGAAAATCAGGTCGACGCCAAGTTCGCATGCCCGAACTGCGGCATGGTCTCCTCGCCCGCCGCGACGAAGGAGCGCGGCGATGCCTAGCAGCACCACCAAGCGCGAACGCACCGAGTCCTTCAGCGTTGATCACAAGGGCATGCTCGTCCGAGCCGTCACGCCCCGGCGTGGCCAGCCCTACCAGCACCGATGCAGGCTCGCGTCGCTCGAGGCGGTCGCGCATCGCTTCGACGAGTTCGGCGAAGGCGACACCGTCGAAACCATCGCCGACGCCATCGACGAACCCGTCACG
This is a stretch of genomic DNA from Phycisphaeraceae bacterium. It encodes these proteins:
- a CDS encoding winged helix-turn-helix domain-containing protein codes for the protein MTTKKTSAKSASKKTATKSAKKPPAKKPSAVASVMKKVAAEDAAKAKARESAATVAANEAGAALHTGTVKRSDGREVRVSVPANDDAKAPTTPAPAKSGKKPKAGPKTPARAAPGDDAPKAKKEKAPKPPKKPSGLDLAAKVLAEAREPLSAKAIAERAIAAGWVTSGKTPHATLYAAIIREIASKGDAARFTKTDRRLFEAGPSTKKGA